In a single window of the Terriglobus roseus genome:
- a CDS encoding Glu/Leu/Phe/Val family dehydrogenase, translating to MAALLEVEDLNADAALEKELNPWEAQAARFDFAAKKLDLDTGIWKVLSQPAREIIVHFPVMMDDGRIEVFTGFRVQHSVARGPAKGGIRYAPDVNLDEVRALASWMTWKCAVVNIPFGGAKGGVICDPKKMSQGELERMTRRYTAEMIEVFGPEKDVPAPDVNTNEQTMAWIMDTYSMHMRQTVTSVVTGKPINIGGSRGRSAATGRGVSIACDQALNYLGMKPADCRVIIQGFGNVGSNAALLLKRKGYKVIGIAEWDGGLLNEQGIDVPALVEHRKKTGSINGFAGAAEANSEELLTTVCEILIPAAHENVITSRNAGAVKARILVEGANGPTTPAADEILEKNGVFVVPDILANAGGVTASYFEWVQDRMGYFWTEEEVNDRLDRLMVQSFIDVIRYAEEHGVNNRIAAYMLAIDRVAYTTKQRGIYA from the coding sequence ATGGCAGCACTATTGGAAGTGGAAGACCTCAACGCGGATGCCGCGCTGGAGAAGGAATTGAACCCCTGGGAGGCGCAAGCCGCCCGCTTTGACTTTGCCGCGAAGAAGCTGGACCTGGACACAGGGATCTGGAAGGTACTGAGCCAGCCGGCACGCGAGATCATCGTGCACTTTCCGGTGATGATGGATGACGGCCGCATCGAGGTCTTTACCGGTTTCCGCGTGCAGCACAGCGTGGCCCGCGGTCCGGCCAAGGGCGGCATCCGCTACGCACCCGACGTAAACCTGGACGAGGTCCGCGCTCTGGCGAGCTGGATGACGTGGAAGTGCGCCGTGGTGAACATCCCGTTCGGCGGCGCCAAGGGGGGCGTGATCTGCGACCCGAAGAAGATGAGCCAGGGTGAACTGGAGCGCATGACCCGCCGTTACACCGCGGAGATGATCGAGGTCTTCGGGCCGGAGAAGGACGTTCCCGCGCCGGACGTCAACACCAACGAACAGACGATGGCCTGGATCATGGATACCTACTCCATGCACATGCGTCAGACGGTCACCAGCGTGGTGACGGGCAAGCCGATCAACATTGGCGGATCGCGTGGCCGCAGTGCCGCCACTGGCCGTGGTGTCTCCATCGCCTGCGACCAGGCGCTGAACTACCTGGGCATGAAGCCCGCTGACTGCCGCGTGATCATCCAGGGCTTCGGGAATGTTGGATCGAACGCCGCGCTGTTGTTGAAGCGAAAGGGCTACAAGGTCATCGGCATCGCCGAGTGGGATGGCGGCCTGCTGAATGAACAAGGCATCGACGTACCAGCGCTCGTGGAGCATCGAAAGAAGACTGGCAGCATCAACGGCTTCGCCGGTGCAGCCGAGGCGAACAGCGAGGAACTGCTGACCACGGTCTGCGAGATCCTGATTCCCGCCGCGCATGAGAACGTCATCACCAGCCGCAATGCCGGTGCGGTGAAGGCGAGAATCCTCGTCGAAGGCGCCAACGGTCCAACGACGCCTGCGGCGGACGAGATCCTCGAGAAGAACGGTGTTTTTGTCGTACCGGACATCCTCGCAAATGCCGGTGGCGTGACGGCCAGCTACTTTGAGTGGGTGCAGGACCGCATGGGCTACTTCTGGACGGAGGAAGAGGTCAACGACCGCCTGGACCGCCTGATGGTGCAGAGCTTCATCGATGTCATCCGTTACGCGGAGGAGCACGGTGTGAACAACCGCATCGCAGCGTACATGCTGGCGATCGACCGCGTGGCCTATACGACCAAGCAGCGCGGCATCTACGCCTGA
- a CDS encoding carboxypeptidase-like regulatory domain-containing protein: MKREVLSCLVLSCVSAGMAAGQAVDSQQISGTITDPSGASVPGATVTVTNTATGATRTAKSNGDGVYDVLNIPVGTYNITIDMQGFKKSVISGVNVDVGGKPAVPVTLSLGSIGETVEVRADSIMIQTTTAEIGGVVTSQEATQIQLNGRNYVQLLTLQPGVSQTVASGFAIFGTYGVNGNSQSVNGIRTDSANFFIDGVDNKDNGGGGNNFVNISPDSLQQFRNAASSYDASYGGTSGATVSVAIKSGGHDYHGNVYEYLRNDAIQAYPYRPIGAVARKAPLRYNDFGWTFGGPIFIPGHFNQSREKLFFFAGQEFKRLRASTLTTTAVVTPAALTAALAGPTTATGRALASTLITDPTGSLTYFSLGNNNQSEYLVKVDYNINEKNHISGHFVHDNVLNIGNPTNYVIYDRTIPGLTASLQWTHTFNSKMVNTAVGSYSGNIINEGGNIRPNPQFGNKPILRSNYGLTYATLYNASNIIPQVSVTGFSNPGVTPRQFDNSQRIYALKDDLSVVLGNHSLKTGAYFWRARKNQTSPPALNGQFTFANLASLVQGNFSAYTEGSSIPTVQARFPQFETYVQDDWTLSRRLTVNLGVRWLFMPPISSWANNFAFFDPSLYDQSKAAVVSPTTGLITSNASPFNGLVLPGTGFSDKAKQVVSPTVYNNPQVQALFRGRPGGIVQTVYNTFAPRLGFAYDLTGQQTTVLHGGYGMSYERVEGNYLYNAVSQIPFVAVASLASAGNADALGSVGVSTGAPQNISNSADPGLAPPRIHNYSMGVQHKLFSNTSIEVNYVGSRSSNLTYRKNLNQGAAGTIQANPGIAVNALRPYRGYGEIYQYTNGAVSNYNSLQARMQTRFSKGGLVTLSYTWSKALTDGSTFDYQPQDSTNVHADYGPANYNQPKIFVASYVFPIPFWQHETVWYKQALGGWQISGLTRIANGLPLNVTLPSGAATAAGSGNLVGTNSVAQRPNLVAGVNRYAHQGKQYLNAAAYATPAPGTYGNLKYDDTMGPLFNNWDAALQKNIPIHESIGAEFRAEMFNVPNHLSYFTVASQLGSSNFGQVTGTTDPRTMEFVLRIHF; encoded by the coding sequence ATGAAGCGCGAAGTTCTTAGTTGTCTCGTCCTGTCCTGCGTTAGCGCTGGCATGGCGGCAGGTCAGGCGGTCGATAGTCAGCAGATCAGCGGTACCATCACAGATCCGTCCGGAGCCTCTGTGCCCGGTGCGACCGTGACCGTGACCAACACCGCCACAGGCGCCACCCGCACTGCCAAGTCCAACGGCGACGGTGTCTACGACGTTCTGAATATTCCGGTGGGTACGTACAACATCACCATCGACATGCAGGGTTTCAAGAAGTCCGTGATCAGCGGTGTGAACGTTGATGTTGGCGGCAAGCCCGCCGTGCCCGTCACGCTGAGCCTGGGCAGCATTGGCGAGACCGTCGAGGTGAGGGCTGACTCGATCATGATCCAGACCACCACGGCTGAGATCGGTGGTGTTGTCACCAGCCAGGAAGCAACGCAGATCCAGTTGAATGGCCGTAACTACGTCCAGTTGCTCACCCTTCAGCCGGGCGTCTCGCAGACGGTGGCCAGCGGCTTCGCCATCTTCGGCACCTATGGCGTCAACGGCAATTCGCAGTCCGTCAACGGCATCCGTACCGACTCCGCAAACTTCTTTATTGATGGTGTCGATAACAAGGACAACGGTGGTGGCGGCAATAACTTCGTCAACATCTCGCCCGATTCCCTGCAGCAGTTCCGCAACGCGGCCTCAAGCTATGACGCGAGTTATGGCGGCACGTCGGGCGCGACCGTATCCGTTGCCATCAAGAGTGGTGGGCATGACTACCACGGCAACGTGTATGAGTATCTGCGCAACGATGCCATTCAGGCCTATCCCTACCGTCCCATCGGCGCTGTCGCGCGTAAGGCACCGCTGCGTTACAACGATTTCGGATGGACGTTCGGCGGTCCGATCTTCATCCCCGGCCACTTCAATCAGAGCCGCGAAAAGCTGTTCTTCTTTGCCGGTCAGGAGTTCAAGCGTCTCCGCGCATCCACGCTGACAACCACAGCAGTCGTAACACCGGCTGCTCTCACCGCAGCGTTGGCCGGCCCCACCACGGCTACCGGCAGGGCCCTCGCCTCGACCCTTATTACCGACCCGACAGGCTCACTCACTTACTTCAGCCTTGGCAATAACAACCAGTCGGAATACCTCGTGAAGGTGGATTACAACATCAACGAGAAGAACCATATCAGCGGTCACTTCGTGCATGACAACGTTCTGAATATTGGCAATCCAACGAACTATGTCATCTATGACCGCACCATTCCCGGACTGACTGCTTCCCTGCAGTGGACGCACACCTTCAACTCCAAGATGGTGAATACGGCAGTGGGTTCCTACTCCGGAAACATCATCAACGAGGGTGGCAACATCCGCCCGAATCCGCAGTTCGGGAACAAACCGATTCTTCGATCGAACTACGGTCTGACGTATGCCACGCTCTACAACGCGTCCAACATCATCCCGCAGGTAAGTGTCACGGGCTTCAGCAATCCTGGTGTGACGCCGCGTCAGTTCGACAACTCGCAACGCATCTACGCACTGAAAGATGATCTTTCCGTTGTCCTCGGCAATCATTCGCTCAAGACCGGTGCATACTTCTGGCGTGCGCGTAAGAACCAGACTTCGCCGCCGGCTCTGAACGGTCAGTTCACCTTCGCCAATCTTGCTTCGCTGGTGCAGGGTAACTTTTCGGCCTACACCGAGGGCAGCAGCATTCCTACGGTGCAGGCACGCTTTCCGCAGTTTGAGACCTACGTTCAGGATGACTGGACCCTTAGCCGCCGGTTGACTGTAAACCTTGGCGTTCGGTGGTTGTTCATGCCGCCGATCTCGTCGTGGGCCAACAACTTCGCCTTCTTCGATCCATCCCTTTACGACCAGTCGAAGGCAGCCGTGGTGAGTCCGACAACGGGTCTGATCACCTCAAATGCATCGCCCTTCAACGGCCTTGTGCTGCCCGGTACGGGCTTCTCAGACAAGGCCAAGCAGGTGGTCTCGCCAACCGTCTATAACAACCCCCAGGTGCAGGCACTGTTCCGTGGGCGTCCCGGCGGCATCGTGCAGACGGTCTACAACACTTTCGCGCCCCGGTTGGGATTTGCTTATGACTTGACGGGCCAGCAGACCACCGTGCTGCATGGCGGTTATGGCATGTCGTACGAGCGCGTGGAAGGCAACTACCTTTACAACGCGGTATCGCAGATTCCGTTTGTGGCGGTGGCATCGCTCGCAAGCGCCGGTAATGCCGATGCACTCGGCAGCGTCGGCGTCAGCACCGGAGCTCCGCAGAACATCTCCAACTCCGCGGATCCGGGTCTGGCGCCGCCTCGCATTCACAACTACAGCATGGGCGTGCAGCACAAGCTGTTCAGCAACACGTCCATCGAAGTGAACTACGTTGGGTCGCGCTCTTCCAATCTCACCTACCGCAAGAACCTGAACCAGGGTGCAGCGGGCACGATCCAGGCAAATCCGGGAATCGCGGTCAACGCACTTCGGCCATACAGAGGTTATGGCGAGATCTACCAGTACACAAATGGTGCGGTGTCGAACTATAACTCGCTCCAGGCGCGTATGCAGACCCGCTTCAGCAAGGGCGGCCTTGTAACACTGTCTTACACGTGGTCCAAGGCGCTTACCGACGGTTCGACCTTTGACTATCAGCCACAGGACAGCACCAACGTTCACGCGGATTACGGTCCGGCGAACTATAACCAGCCGAAGATCTTCGTCGCCAGTTACGTCTTCCCCATTCCGTTCTGGCAGCATGAGACGGTCTGGTACAAGCAGGCGCTGGGCGGATGGCAGATCTCTGGCCTGACCCGCATTGCGAATGGCTTACCGCTGAATGTAACTCTGCCCAGTGGTGCGGCGACGGCTGCCGGCAGCGGTAACCTTGTTGGAACCAACAGCGTTGCGCAACGTCCGAACCTTGTCGCCGGTGTGAATCGCTATGCCCACCAGGGTAAGCAGTATCTCAACGCTGCGGCGTATGCGACACCGGCACCGGGGACCTATGGCAACCTGAAGTACGACGACACCATGGGACCGCTCTTTAACAACTGGGATGCTGCCCTGCAGAAGAACATTCCCATCCACGAATCGATCGGCGCGGAATTCCGGGCAGAGATGTTCAACGTACCGAATCATCTCTCCTACTTCACGGTCGCAAGCCAGCTTGGCTCGTCGAACTTTGGCCAGGTGACAGGCACGACGGACCCACGCACCATGGAGTTCGTCCTCCGCATCCACTTCTAA
- a CDS encoding YjhG/YagF family D-xylonate dehydratase: MTLQELMDGGEDWAALRTHDRGPEGALPITPEMLIQQPSGNLFGLSQNAGMGWDVARLRDPEYLILSTHGGVRAEDGTPIALGFHTGHWEVGLLVAEAARTLRNRHAIPFAGAVTDPCDGRTQGTAGMLDSLPYRNDAAMVLRRLMRSLPTRKGVIGVATCDKGLPAMMMALASSGSYPSILVPGGVTLLPEEGEDAGKVQTIGARFAQGQISLDYAAEMGCKACASPGGGCQFLGTAATSQVVAEALGMSLPHTALAPSGQPVWLRAAKQSAMAMLRMTALGMGTRDVLTDAAIRNAMVVFAAFGGSTNLLLHIPAVAHAAGLKRPTTQDWIAVNRAVPRLVDALPNGPQGYATVQVFLAGAVPEVMLHLRRAGLLDTSVRTVTGETLDANLDWWESSERRTQMRARLLQLDGIDANDVIFSPDGARLRGLTPTVCFPVGNLAPDGSVIKSTSIDPTLIDADGVYRHTGPARVFITEADAIHAIKDGKVSHGDVMVLVCGGPLGAGMQEVYQITSALKNLPFCKHVAVLTDARFSGVSTGACIGHISPEALAGGPIGRIVDGDTISILVDRNSLHATVDLVGEGVQTFPAEEGSKRLAARSPRTDLKPHPDMTDDTRLWAALVQASGGVWGGCVYDANAITARLQI, encoded by the coding sequence GTGACACTGCAGGAACTGATGGACGGTGGTGAAGACTGGGCGGCTCTCCGCACGCATGATCGCGGGCCGGAGGGCGCGCTGCCGATCACACCGGAGATGCTGATCCAGCAGCCGTCCGGCAACCTGTTCGGCCTGTCGCAGAATGCCGGGATGGGCTGGGACGTGGCACGTCTGCGCGACCCCGAATATCTCATCCTCAGCACGCATGGCGGCGTTCGCGCCGAAGATGGAACGCCCATTGCGCTTGGCTTTCACACTGGGCATTGGGAGGTGGGCCTGCTCGTTGCGGAGGCTGCACGCACGCTGCGCAACAGGCACGCGATCCCGTTCGCCGGCGCTGTGACGGATCCTTGCGATGGACGCACTCAGGGCACGGCAGGCATGCTCGATTCCCTGCCGTATCGCAACGATGCGGCGATGGTGCTGCGCCGGTTGATGCGGTCGCTGCCGACGCGCAAGGGCGTCATCGGCGTGGCGACGTGCGACAAGGGCTTGCCCGCCATGATGATGGCGCTTGCCTCCTCCGGTTCTTATCCGAGCATCCTGGTACCCGGCGGCGTCACGCTGCTCCCCGAGGAGGGCGAAGACGCGGGCAAGGTGCAGACCATTGGCGCGCGATTTGCGCAGGGACAGATCTCACTGGACTACGCGGCGGAGATGGGCTGCAAGGCCTGCGCATCGCCGGGTGGTGGATGCCAGTTCCTGGGCACCGCTGCCACATCGCAAGTAGTCGCAGAGGCGCTTGGTATGTCGCTGCCGCATACTGCACTGGCACCTTCGGGCCAGCCTGTGTGGCTGCGCGCCGCGAAGCAATCCGCAATGGCGATGCTGCGCATGACAGCACTTGGCATGGGAACGCGGGACGTGTTGACCGATGCCGCGATTCGGAATGCGATGGTGGTCTTCGCTGCCTTCGGCGGATCGACAAATCTTCTGCTTCACATCCCCGCGGTGGCGCATGCTGCCGGGTTGAAGCGGCCCACGACGCAGGATTGGATTGCGGTGAATCGCGCTGTGCCGCGACTGGTGGACGCACTGCCCAACGGCCCGCAAGGCTATGCAACGGTGCAGGTCTTCCTCGCGGGCGCAGTTCCGGAGGTGATGCTGCACCTGCGTCGCGCGGGTCTTCTCGATACCTCGGTCCGCACGGTTACGGGCGAGACGCTGGATGCCAATCTGGACTGGTGGGAGTCAAGCGAACGCCGCACACAGATGCGCGCACGCCTTCTGCAACTGGACGGGATCGATGCGAACGATGTCATCTTCTCGCCCGATGGTGCGCGGTTGCGCGGTCTGACACCAACGGTGTGCTTCCCTGTTGGCAACCTCGCGCCGGATGGCTCGGTGATCAAGAGCACCTCGATTGATCCAACGCTGATCGATGCCGACGGTGTCTATCGCCACACGGGTCCGGCACGCGTCTTCATCACGGAGGCCGACGCCATTCATGCGATCAAGGATGGCAAGGTGTCGCACGGCGATGTGATGGTGCTGGTATGCGGCGGCCCCCTTGGCGCGGGCATGCAGGAGGTCTACCAGATCACCTCTGCCCTGAAGAACCTGCCCTTCTGCAAGCATGTGGCTGTGCTTACGGATGCTCGCTTCAGTGGAGTGTCGACGGGTGCATGCATCGGCCACATCTCTCCGGAGGCGCTGGCGGGCGGCCCTATCGGCCGCATTGTGGATGGCGACACCATCAGCATCCTGGTCGATCGCAATAGCCTGCATGCAACGGTTGACCTGGTTGGGGAAGGCGTGCAGACTTTCCCTGCCGAGGAAGGGTCGAAACGGCTGGCGGCACGCTCGCCGCGCACCGATCTGAAACCACATCCGGACATGACCGATGACACACGCCTTTGGGCTGCGCTGGTGCAGGCCAGTGGCGGCGTATGGGGCGGTTGTGTCTATGACGCCAATGCCATCACCGCTCGACTTCAGATATAG
- a CDS encoding fumarylacetoacetate hydrolase family protein — MKLYRTTQGFLVEADGKAYRIAAESWDELLNSTDLMMRAEEATKGTVVALDASTILAPVTSQEVWASGVTYYRSRDARMEESKAAGGGDFYDRVYVAQRPELFFKSAGWRAVGPGDDVRIRTDATWSIPEPELVLVANARGEQIGLTIGNDMSSRDIEGENPLYLPQAKVYNGSCALGPCILLTAGAPLDKTMAIELEIIRGSHDVVTGSTTLAELKRDPEELLEYLFRELSFPFGALLFTGTGIVPPNEFTLQPGDVVRISIDGIGTLENTVSA, encoded by the coding sequence TTGAAACTCTATCGGACGACACAGGGCTTCCTGGTGGAAGCAGACGGCAAGGCGTACCGCATCGCCGCAGAGAGCTGGGACGAGCTGCTGAACAGTACAGACCTGATGATGCGCGCGGAGGAAGCGACCAAGGGCACGGTTGTGGCTCTGGATGCTTCTACGATCCTGGCGCCCGTTACTTCACAGGAGGTTTGGGCCTCGGGCGTGACGTACTATCGCAGCCGCGATGCGCGCATGGAAGAGAGCAAGGCCGCAGGCGGTGGCGACTTCTATGACCGGGTCTATGTGGCACAGCGTCCGGAGTTGTTCTTCAAAAGCGCCGGCTGGCGTGCTGTGGGGCCGGGTGACGATGTCCGTATTCGCACCGACGCGACGTGGTCGATCCCGGAACCGGAGCTGGTATTGGTGGCAAATGCGCGCGGTGAGCAGATTGGTCTGACCATCGGCAACGACATGAGTTCGCGTGATATCGAGGGCGAGAACCCGCTGTACCTGCCGCAGGCCAAGGTCTACAACGGCAGTTGTGCGCTGGGTCCATGCATCCTGTTGACAGCGGGTGCGCCGCTCGATAAGACGATGGCAATCGAGCTTGAGATCATTCGAGGCAGCCATGATGTCGTCACCGGCAGCACGACGCTCGCAGAACTGAAACGTGATCCGGAAGAGTTGCTGGAGTATCTGTTCCGCGAGCTGAGCTTCCCGTTTGGCGCCCTGCTCTTCACCGGCACCGGCATCGTTCCACCCAACGAATTCACGCTGCAGCCCGGCGATGTGGTCCGGATCAGCATCGACGGCATTGGCACGCTGGAGAACACGGTCAGCGCGTAA